CTGCTGCGCAAGGCCGGCGCCCAAATAGAGTTGCGAGCGGAAACGGACCCCACCAGCGGACAGCTGCGCAGTGAGCTCGACGTACGCTACCAGCCCCACGGTACGCCCGGCGGCCTGCGCCAGCTCAGCCAGACGCTCGATGCGCTGGATAAGTCGCCGTTGGTGACGCTCACCGAACCCGTTGACGAGCAGGCTGAGCGTCGGCGGTTAGCCGCCGCTCCCCCGGAGCAGCAATCGGTGACGAAAACGGCCATCATTCGCATCGACGAGCCGGAGCCGCAGCCGGGGGCTAACGGTCAGGCGGAAGCCGTAGCGGAGCAGCTGCGCGCCGCGGGCCTGAACACCGGCTCGCTGCGCAGCGCCACCGACCCAGCCACTCACCAGCGCCACAGTGAAATCGAAGTCAGCTACCGGCTCGACCAGCCGAACCTGGCGCGGGTTAGTGCGGCGCTCGATGACGTGGCCCGCCAGCCCGGCGCCCACCTGCACGAGCACGCTGCCGACCGGGCTGAGCGGCACCGTCTAGCTCCTAGCGGTATTAGTGCCAGCACCCTAGCCGAGCGTACTGCCGGGCCCGAGCGGTAAGCGGATTCTGCTTCTGAGTCAAAGACCCAGAAAATGTGCGCTGATTCTTTAGTTTTGCAGGAATAGCAAGCTGCCCACCATGCTGGCAAAAACAGGTTCTACTACTCATGCTCCGTTTGGCCTGCTCCTGGCAGACCAGACCCTGGCACCCGCTGCTCTGCGGCCGCTGCCTATTTCCGAGCGCCCGGCCCTGTTTGTGGGTCCGCATCGAGGCTAATCCAACTTCCTGGTAAACGTCCCGCCGCAATTATGCGGCTGCCCGCGGCTTGCTTACTGCCCGCGGGCTGGGCTGTTTTTTCCGGCCCTTGCTATTGCGGGCAGGCCGGAACCCCTTTGCATTCCCTTCCACGCTAGTACCCTCCGTTATGATATCTACCGGTCACCGGCCATTTTCCAACTTCTGCCCGGCCATGAAAGGCCTGATTTTACAGCTTATCCGGGACGAATACCAACCCCTGCTGCAACTACCATCGACCCTGTCGGCCGAGGCCTGGTCCGAGGCCGTTACCAAGGCCAACCCCATCCTGTTTTACCTTAACGACGGCGCCCCCCTGATTCAAATTGGGGAAGCTTCCCGCCAAAGCCTGCTCAAATTTCTCAAGCAGCAATTTGGCCCCGCGCAGTAGGTCGCGGCTCGGCTCGCTGAAACGCCCGGTTGGTTATCCAATCGGGCGTTTTCGTTTTAAACCCTAACCGCCGGTCTCCTAAGCAAACGCTCGGGGAAGCGCCATTCCACCGTCCCCAGGTTACAGATGCGACCACTACCCAGGGTAGTTCAGACGCCAAGGGGCAGTGGGGGAGAAATGTTTTACGAAGGGCAAATAAATCAATAATTGTTGTTAAAAAAGCAACAAATGACGCTAAAAATGCGTTTAATAAGTAAGGAAACGGTTTTAGAAACAGTCACTTAGCCCTTACTCAGCGATGATAAAGCAAGCCCGCCCCGCCGCTCAAAACACTGCCCGCCCCGATGTGTACCAGCTTGTAACCGACCGGGTAATTGAGGCCCTCGAAGCCGGTCAGATTGCCTGGCGCAAGCCCTGGCACGCGGCCTACGGTCTGCCCCGCAACTACGTGAGCGGCCGGGCTTACACCGGCATCAATGCCTTTCTGCTGCACCTGGTCGGCGGCACGCCGTTCTTTCTAACGTTCCGGCAGGCCAAGGAGCTGGGCGGCAACATCCGCAAGGGTGCCAAGGGCATGCCCGTGATTTACTACAACGTCACGACTCGCACCGACAAGCAAACCGGCGAGGAAGAGAAAACGCCATTTATCAAGTACTACACGGTCTTTTCCGTGGACGACGTGGAAGGCGTGGAAATCGTCCTGCCCGAGCAGCCCCAAGACCGGAACCACGAGCCCTTGGCAGCCGCCGAGGCCCTGGTAACGAATTGGGCTACCTGCCCCCGGATTGAGCACGGCGGTACGCAGGCCTTCTATGCTCCGGGTCCTGACTTTGTACAAGTACCCCGCCCGGAAACCTTCATCAGTGGCGAGGCCTATTACTCGACCCTATTTCACGAGCTGACCCACGCCACCGGCCACGCCAGCCGCCTGGACCGTCCCGACCTGGCCGAAGCCCTGCGCCCGAGTGGCCGCGCCGGCTACGCCCGCGAGGAGCTGACGGCGGAAATGGGCGCCGCTTTTCTGTGCGGCCACGCTGGCCTAAACCCCAGCGCCACGCTGGAAAACACGGCCGCCTACCTACAGTTTTGGCTGGAGCAGCTGCGCGGGGATAAAAAGCTGGTGGTGCAGGCCGCCAGCCGGGCCCAGCGCGCGGCAGAGCTGATACTGGGCCGCCCGGCTCCCGAGGATACCGAGCCCGACCCGCAGCCGACCCCCGCCAGCCCCGCCCCTGCGGCTGTGGTCGTGGCCTCTGAGCATGCGCAGCCAGCATGCTGCGGGGAAACCGGGGCCATACCGTCCCGCCCGGTGCTGCCCACGCTGCCACCGGTGATTTTGGGGCAGGAAACCCTGCCTTCGCTGACCACGGTCGTGGTCGCCACGCAGCGCATCGAGCTGACCCGCCTGCTGGAGCATCCCGCCTTTACCGATGAGCAGCGCCGCACGGCCACCGGCCGCATCCTGGCCGAAACCGACCCCGCCCGGCTGGGCCGCTGGCTGACCAACATCATGCAGCGGGTGGCCGAGTGGGAAGACCAAACCCTGGCTGAGGAGGCGCGCCAGAACCCGCGCCCCTATCCGTTGGACGAGTGCTGACCCTTAGCCGTCGCTTACATCTTCTTTCATCGGCGGGACCGGGGGGCAGTGGGGTACCGTTCCACCGTCCCCGGTCTGCCGGCTTGCTTCCTTAACGTTTTTTATGCCTACCCCCCTCCCCCTACCGCCCCGCGTTGCCACCGCGCCGGCCCGGCGGTTTACCGACCTGCTGCGCCACGGCCGCTTCAGCTTCACCGAGCGCGAGCTGATGGAGCACCTGCGCATGACTTACCGCACCATCAAGCAGCGCGAGGCCGACCCGTCCACGCTCACCATCGCCGAGCTGCTGCGGGTTGCGGATTTGCTCAACGAGCCCGTGCAGGACATAATCGCCGTGGTCCTGGCTGAGGTGCAGTCCGGGGTTAGCTCGCCGGCTGGAACTCCCTCTACTTCCCTTTAGCGGGCGGGCCGTGCTGGAGGTAGTAGTTAACCGCTTCGTCGACCAACTCTTTTAAGTACACCCGCCGGCTGTGGTGCATAAGCTCCTCGTGGATGTAAGCCAGGGCGGCCCGCTGGGTTTCCCCCTCCAGGCGAATTAAGGAAGGCTGCAGCCCCACAGCCCCACTTTCCGCCTGAGCTGGTGCTTGTACCTTGGGGGGCGCCCCTCCCCTTGCGGGCTTCCGGCGCTACAGCGGCCTGCTGCGGCTTGGTTACGGGCTGAGCGGCTGGCGCTGGTGCTGCTGCCGCTGCTGCCGGAGCTTTCGTTACTGGCGGAGCGGCCACCGGTGCTGGTACTGGTGCTGGTACTGGTGCTGGTACTGGTGCTGGTACTGGTGCTGGTGCTGGTGCTGGTGGTGCAACGGGCGCTGCGGCCGCTGGCTCCGTGGCGGCTGGGGCTGCCGGCATGTGGCCGGGCTGTCCGCGCAGCATGGACATTTTCTCGTCCGTGGAGATTTTCAGGCGTTGAATCTTGGCCATTACGATACGAGTTCAGAGGTGAGCCCAGCGCGGGCAATCAGTTCGTCGCACAGGGCGCGCACTTCCGTTTCCACGGCAGCATCGGCCCCCACCGCCCGCCGGTAGGCCGGGTTGAGGTAGCTGTAGCGGGTTGAGAGGCGCTTGTAACAGCCGAGCTGGCGCAGCGAGGCCTGCAGGCGCGGCAAGCCCAAGGCGTCGGTGAATTCGTCCATGTCCTTTTCCTCTTTCAGGTTGGTGCGGTGCGAGTGCACGCCGAAGAAGTGGAAGTCCAGCCCCTGCTCCCGCGAGAGCCGGGAAATCTCCTGCAGCAGCTGCATAAAGGAAATCGTGGCCAGGCGCTCGGCGTCCGAGGCCCCCACGGGCACGAGCACCACGTTGGCGCCGCTGAGCACGTCAATCATGGCCGTATCATCCGAGCGGCCCGGCACGTCGATGAACACCACATCGTAGTCGTCGCTGACCTCGTCGAGCCGGTCATACACTTGGCCCATGCCCACTGATTCCAGGGCATAGGGAAAAGCAGGGTCGGCCAGCGTGCCGGCTGCGCGCTCCTGGTCCACGCTGGGCTGGTCGTTGGTCAGGCGCACCCCGGCCAGGGTTTGCTGGGAGTCGGCATCGACCACGAGCACGCGGTAGCCATAGTCGGCCGAGAGCGCGCCGGCCAGCACGGTGATGAGGGTACTCTTACCAATGCCACCCTTCTGGTTGGCAACGCAGATGATTTTCATAAAACGGGGGAACTAACGGGTAAAGCCCCAACGGGCGTAGGCAGGTTGCAAAATAAGCAGCTTATTTCTCAGTTTTCAAACTTACTTGTAAACTTGTTTTTTTGTTTCCTAGAAAATAAAGCAACTATTTTACTAGAAAATAAGCTGCTTGATTTCTTGTCTTGCTTATTTCTTGAAAAAACTTAAAACAAAGGAAACAAAAATTATTGATTACCAACTTCTCAGTAAACATTTATCAAAAGCTCTTAAGAAACTTATTTCCTAAAATCCTAAGAAACAAACCAGAATACGGGGCGTAAAGCGGCAGGGATGCAAGGTCAGAGTTTCTATTTTCCTTGTTTCCTAGGAAATAATAAAAAGGGGTCATCACCTTCTGACTGCGCATCACCGGTGCGGCATGGCATACCGAACAAGCAGCAGACTTAACCTCTCACAAGCAGAACAGCATGCTCCAACCCAAAGCAGAATCAACACGGGCTACCGGGGGAGGCGGCGGTAGCCGGAACCGGCCTAGTCAGCTAGCACCTAGCCTTGCGAATGCCAATAGAGAAGGTAGCAGGGTAGTTAGCAAGAAGACTACCCTTTAATTGCGCTAACGCGCTGATTAAAGGGTAGTTATTTATCAACAGAGTTGATAAAGCTTAAAACGAATCTCTAAATTCTTAATAGACAGCAGCTAGCAGTTAAAAATTGGCTATGCAGGACCAAAATCCCCCATCGTTGTCACCGCCAAGCACTGGCCCGGCCGTGAAGCACCTTACAGTCAGCGGCCCGGCGCACCGGCTAGTAAAAGCGGAGTCCGCCCGGCTGGGCCTAACCCGCACAGAATACGCCGACGCGGCCATCCGCTACTTCGCGGAAAGGAGCTTGAACCCGGTGGAAGCTCAGGCTCGGGAAGGGCAGCTCATTATGGCGGAAGTGAAGCGGCTGGGTGACCGGGTGTTTTCTTATCTGCAGGAGCAGGAGCGGGGCTTGCTGCTGGAAATGGTGCGTTCCCAGCTGCGCCAGCAGGTCGTGCAGGAACAAACGCTGCGGGTTGTGGAGAATTTATTGGCCCCGGAAGGAGGGGAGGCCCTGCATAAAATACAGCGCAAAAATCAGGAGCGTATTGCGGAAGCTACCGCCGCTGGGATGGCGGCCATTAACATTAAGTCTCTGAATAAACAGCCTGGTAACGGGAAATAATGTCATGCACGCCAAGCTAATTAACCCCAAAGCCAGCGGCAAGAAAGCTTATAATAACCAGGGCAGTGCCGCGCAGGCCTTGAATTACCTGACCCACGAGGCCCGGCAAAACGGCCAGGAAGCGCACTTCTTTGACGGGCAGCGGGAGGCACTGGACCGAGAATCCGTACTGGCGGCGCTCGATAACAACGTGAAGGGACTGCGGGCCAACGAGGCCAAGTTCTACTCCCTGGTCTTGAGTCCCAGCCCGGAAGAGCTGGCGCACATCGGGGGCGGTGATGAGGCGAAGCTGCGCGCTTACACCCGGGAGGTGATGGCGGCCTACGCGGCGAACTTCCGCCTCAAAGACGGCGGGGCGGTGGGGAAGGACGAACTGGTATGGGGCGCCATCATTCACCATGAGCGCACCCACCGTGGCACCGACCCGGCCGTGAAGGAAGGGGATGCCAGAGCGGGGCAGCCGCGCCCGGCCTGCAGGCGCATATCCACGTGGTGGTCTCGGCCCGGGACCGAAATCGGCGCATCACGCTCAACCCCGGCGGGCGCGTAAGCCGGTTCAGTCTGCGCGATTGGCAGGAGGAGGCCCGGGTGCAATTCGAGCGGCAGTTTCAGTACCAGGGTCCGGCCCCAAAACGGAAAGAGGCCCCCGCCGTCTACGCGCCCAACCCGAAACGCAACGCGCGAATTGCGGAGCGCGTCGAGCACTTAAACCGCCAGGCGGACCCGAGCCAGCGCCTGGAGGGGGAACGGGTGCAGCGCATCGCGCAGGCCCGGGGCTATGACCCCATTTTCTACGACCGGCTGCGCCGGCTGGAAGACCGGGCCCGGCAGGGGCAGCCGCTGGACAACGCCTACCACCTGCTGGCCACGGGGCGTGAGGAGCCGGCCCGCGCCAATACCGGGCACCATGTGCGGCAGGCCCTGCACAGCCTGCAGCAAGTCCTGCGCGCCAACAGAGGCCCCGAGCACGTGATAACCGAGGACATTGGCGAGCCGCGTCGGCGCGGACAGTGGGAAGCCGAACTGTGATTCAATCAAACCCTACTCTTTAGCTAAACTCTGCATGAGCATGATGAGCGCCCCCCGGCAGCCGGGCAACCAACGCCTGACCGGCTTTTACGTCGGCCTGACCTTTCTCCTGATGGTGCTGGCCGGCGGCGAGTACTACTTTCTGACCCACCCGGACCTAGTGGCGGGGGCCACGTCCGCTGCGGGCCCGAAAGCGGGCTTAGGCACCTCAATTACCACCCGTCTGCTGGGCGGGCTGGGGAGCTTCTACCGGCGCTACGGCCTTCTGGTTCGCGGTGCGGTGCTGGTAGGAGGGGGCTGCTGGCCTTGCTGCTGAAAATGCCCCCCGCCCGGCCCGGGCAGCGGCGCTGGCAGCCCACACAGCTGCAGCTGCGGCGCGTGCAGCTGGCGGCTGCGGGGGTGGGCTCACTCAGTGGGACGCTGCTGCTGGCCCTGGCCCCGTTTTCGGCGGGCATCATTGCCTGGCTCTATCCCACGGCCGCCGGGCTGGTTCTGGGCGCGGGCCTGGTTGCGGGTGTGGTGCGGGCCCTGCACAAGACCGAGCGGTTTGGGCTGCGCACCGAGCGCCAGCAGCAGCAGTCGGAGCACGGCTTTAGCTTGGCCACGACCGATGGGGGCTGGATTAACATTCCCAACCCGTTTCGGGGCACGCTGGTGCTGGGCGGCGCCGGGGCAGGTAAGTCGTATTCCATCGGGGAACCTTTGATTGAGCAGTTCACGCAGAAGGGCTTTGCCGGCCTCATCTACGACTTTAAGTTTCCGGTGCTGGCCGAAGCCGCGCAGAAGGCTTTTGTGCTGGCCGATGCCAAAGCCAGGGCGGCAGGGAAGGAGCCCGCTCAAGTGCAGCTGCACATCATCAACTTTAAAGACCTGGAACGCAGCGAGCGAGTGAACCCGCTACGGGCCGACAAGATGCCGGTGGTGGCTTATGCCAACGAGTACGCCCGCGCCATCATGGCCAACCTGAACCCGGAGAGCATCAAAAAGATGGACTTCTTTGACACCAGCGCCAACGCCTTCCTGACGGCCATCATCTGGTTTTACAAGAAGAACTTTCCCACGTTCTGCACCCTGCCCCACGTGGTGAACACGGCCCTGCACCCGGACTTTACCCACGTGCTGAGCATGCTCGACTCGGACCCCGAGTGCGGGGACATGGTGCGCTCCATCACCACGGCCGTCAAGCAGCGGGCCGAGAAGCAGGTGGCCGGCGTCATTGCCTCGCTGCAGATTGTGCTCACCCGCATTAACTCACCGGAAATTGCCTGGGTGCTCACGCCGGACGAGGCGAGAGGGGAGGGGTTCAGCCTGGAGCTGAACGACAAGAAAGCCCCCAAGGTACTAGTGGTAGGCAACGACCCCACACTCAAGGAAACCTTCTCGCCGGTCATCAGCTGCATCGTAGCAGTGGCCCTGAAGCTAATGAACCAGCAGCACAAGCACCCGAGCTACGTGTTCCTCGACGAGGCCGCTACCATCTACGTGCCCAACCTGGAGGTGATACCGGCCACGGCGCGCAGCAACAAGGTGGCCATGATTTACATGACCCAGGACCTGAGCCAGATGATTGACGCTTATGGCCGGGAGAAGATGCAGGTGATGGTGAGCAACCTTAACAATCAGTTTTTCGGCAAGGTCAATTCGCTAGAGACAGCCAAGTTCGTGTCTGAGCTTGTGGGCAAGGAAGACCGGGAGATGGTATCGGCCAGCCTGGGCCGCAGCCAGAGCGGCGGCGCCCGCGGCGCGGGCAGCAGCAGCAACCAGAGCGTGAGTTGGCAGGAACGCAACCTCGTGCGCCTGCAGGACACCATTACCCTGGAGACGGGAGAATTTATCGGGCAGACCGTGGAAACGGAGCAGCCCTTTTTCCAGGGGAAAGTGGCGCGTCAGGCCACGCCAGGCAATTACCCGCTGCACCCCTTGGCCACGTTCGAGGGCGGGCCGGCGCCGGTACTGGAAGCGTCGCCGGCAGGGAAGGAGCCCAGCCAGGACTGGCTGAGCCAGCGCCGGGCGGCGCGGCAGGCCGGGAGCCAGCCCGCAGCCGAGGCGGTCGGCGCCCTGCAGGCCGTCATTCAGGCCAACTTTGCCCTGATACGCGAGGACGTGGCCGGCATCGTCGGGCAGTACGCCAACACCCTCAAGCCGGGCCAGATGCCGGACAATGAGCCCATGCTTTAGGCGGTATTTGAGGCACCTTCAGGGCCGGTTTTTTGTTAATTAAATGCCTCTAGTTCCTCCCATTTACGTATTTTGCATGATGGAAACGCCCGCCTATCCGACCCCGCAGTTTGGCCCCCGCGAGCAGACCCGCGAGCAGCGGCAGTTCATCATTAGCCAGTCGCTGGGCATCACCCGCAGCCAGGGTCCCTATGAAGTGCCGGAGTGGCAGGCCGCGCTCCACGAGCAGTATATAGATGGGCTGGTTGACTTGGATTACGTGGGGGCGCGCCACGACGAATACCGCGCTCAGCTCATCGCGAGCCAGGCGCCTGCCGCCGCGGCAAGCAAGTAATTCTCTTTCGCAACACCTCAGCCCGGCCACCAGCGCCGCGCGGTTTTGCCCCGGCGTTATTCGGTTACCGAGCGCCGGGTACTGCACGTTTATGACTGACCGCTTCACCAATCCGGAAACCGGCGTTTTCCACAACCGGCTCGGCCTCACCGATGCTGACGA
The DNA window shown above is from Hymenobacter sp. J193 and carries:
- a CDS encoding TraM recognition domain-containing protein; its protein translation is MPPARPGQRRWQPTQLQLRRVQLAAAGVGSLSGTLLLALAPFSAGIIAWLYPTAAGLVLGAGLVAGVVRALHKTERFGLRTERQQQQSEHGFSLATTDGGWINIPNPFRGTLVLGGAGAGKSYSIGEPLIEQFTQKGFAGLIYDFKFPVLAEAAQKAFVLADAKARAAGKEPAQVQLHIINFKDLERSERVNPLRADKMPVVAYANEYARAIMANLNPESIKKMDFFDTSANAFLTAIIWFYKKNFPTFCTLPHVVNTALHPDFTHVLSMLDSDPECGDMVRSITTAVKQRAEKQVAGVIASLQIVLTRINSPEIAWVLTPDEARGEGFSLELNDKKAPKVLVVGNDPTLKETFSPVISCIVAVALKLMNQQHKHPSYVFLDEAATIYVPNLEVIPATARSNKVAMIYMTQDLSQMIDAYGREKMQVMVSNLNNQFFGKVNSLETAKFVSELVGKEDREMVSASLGRSQSGGARGAGSSSNQSVSWQERNLVRLQDTITLETGEFIGQTVETEQPFFQGKVARQATPGNYPLHPLATFEGGPAPVLEASPAGKEPSQDWLSQRRAARQAGSQPAAEAVGALQAVIQANFALIREDVAGIVGQYANTLKPGQMPDNEPML
- a CDS encoding ArdC family protein, whose amino-acid sequence is MIKQARPAAQNTARPDVYQLVTDRVIEALEAGQIAWRKPWHAAYGLPRNYVSGRAYTGINAFLLHLVGGTPFFLTFRQAKELGGNIRKGAKGMPVIYYNVTTRTDKQTGEEEKTPFIKYYTVFSVDDVEGVEIVLPEQPQDRNHEPLAAAEALVTNWATCPRIEHGGTQAFYAPGPDFVQVPRPETFISGEAYYSTLFHELTHATGHASRLDRPDLAEALRPSGRAGYAREELTAEMGAAFLCGHAGLNPSATLENTAAYLQFWLEQLRGDKKLVVQAASRAQRAAELILGRPAPEDTEPDPQPTPASPAPAAVVVASEHAQPACCGETGAIPSRPVLPTLPPVILGQETLPSLTTVVVATQRIELTRLLEHPAFTDEQRRTATGRILAETDPARLGRWLTNIMQRVAEWEDQTLAEEARQNPRPYPLDEC
- a CDS encoding ParA family protein, which translates into the protein MKIICVANQKGGIGKSTLITVLAGALSADYGYRVLVVDADSQQTLAGVRLTNDQPSVDQERAAGTLADPAFPYALESVGMGQVYDRLDEVSDDYDVVFIDVPGRSDDTAMIDVLSGANVVLVPVGASDAERLATISFMQLLQEISRLSREQGLDFHFFGVHSHRTNLKEEKDMDEFTDALGLPRLQASLRQLGCYKRLSTRYSYLNPAYRRAVGADAAVETEVRALCDELIARAGLTSELVS